The nucleotide window ACGTGGGTCGGTCCAACCGTCGCCTGCTCGTCAAATACGACCCTCGTGACATGGCCCGTATCTTTGTACGGCGACCCTCGGGCAACTTCGTGGAAGCTCGCTACGCTGATTTGACTCTGCCTTCGGTGACACTTCATGAGGCCGTGGCGGCGCGACGCGCACTGCTCGCGAAAGGCCGACAGGAAATCAATACCCGCGCCATCGTGGGCACGGCAATCGCGCAGCGCGAACTGGTGGATGCAGCAACCAGGAAGACGGCAGCCGTGCGACGCGGCGGCGTAGGAAAGCCAAAAACGAACGTGGATGGCCGCGGATGGGGCTCGCTTCGCGGCATCGACTCCAGCAAACCTGTGCCCTTTGTCGAGGACACGGAGTGAGCTGGCATGAACAACGAAATCTCCCACCTGACCGCGGTCGCCGCCAAGATCGGCATGAAATGCCTCCTCGATCATCCGCGAGGAACGCGGATGCCTTCCGTCGCTATCTATGGCGACAGCGGCATGGGCAAGACGATGATCATGAAGCGCTTCCGCGACCAGCATCCGCCAACGTTCAATTCGCTGACGGGAACACTGAAGACACCGGTTTTGGCGATGGAGATGACCAGCCGGCCCGGCGAACGGCGGTTCTACGCTGAACTGCTGACCCTGCTCGGCGCACCCCAGCGGCCGCGGGCCGATATCGCCCAGATGGAGCAGGCTGCATTGCGGATCATGGAAGCGATCGGCGTGCAGGTGCTGGTCATCGACGAGGTGCACAACATTCTTGCCGGAACCTATCGTGAGCAGCGCATCGTCCTCAACACTCTGCGCTTTCTCAGCAATCGTCTCCGGATCTCACTCGTTTGCTTCGGCGTCAACGAGGCGCGGGAAGCCATCAGCGGCGACGTGCAACTGGCCCGCCGGTTCGAGCAATTCACGTTGAGCCGTTGGGCTGCAAACGAACAGTTCGAGACTCTGGTCGTGTCAATCTTGCGCAACACTCCATTGCGGCAGTCCTCGGTGTTAACTGCAAAATCGCTGCGGCGGATGCTGCAGATCACCGAGGGCATTACCGCCAACATTTTCCACACCATCAACACTCTCGCCATTGAGGCCATCGAAAGCGGACGCGAGCAGATTACCAACGAAGCGATCGAGAAGTGGGAGCCGGAGTTTGATGCCGAGGCAGCCTACGCATGACGTGGGAACATCCTCGCGGCAATTGCCGGTGATCTTGGCGCCCCACGCCGACGAGCTCTTGTCGTCGTGGATCACCCGGCATGCTTCCTTCTATGCAATCCCGCCACTTGGTATGCTGCGGCATTGTCTTCCCGAGGTGTCGTCTTTGCGCTCGGCCGATCGCAATCTGGCCGCTACTCAGGTCACCCGCCTCGCCGGCATCTTCTCCACCGAACCGGCCACCCTGCGCCGCATGACCTTTTCGAATGTGGCGCCAGCATCGCGACGCCTGATTGCAGCCAGACCGCTACAGTCCTGCTCAGCCTGCCATCCGAGTGACCATGAACCGGGACCCACTCTTCGAAGCCAGCTTCTCGGCTGGCGCATCACCTGTCCGCTGTGTGGTGGCCTGCTCCGGCACCCAGGCAGGCATGACCGCCCGTCTCCTTTCGGCCGCTACCATGGGACTGCGCTCATAGGAGAACGGCTCCTCGACGATGAGGCCGAGCGCGGCTTCCGAACCTGGACTTCGCCGACCGAAATCGCGCGCCTTCTGCTGATGCGACGCGTGCCGAGACCCATCCCCCCAGGATACGAACCGTGGCGATTCAGGGTGCTCGGCGCAATCATTCCGGATCTCGATGATGTCGTCGCCACGGAACGAAGGAGCCTGCCTACTCCAGCAAATCCCATCCTGCCGCTGCATCTGCGACCTGCTCTGCTGGCCGGAGTAGCCATCGTCGAGCGGGCTGGACCAGAGATGCTCAAAATGCTGCGTGCGAAAATGATGGGTCAGAACCAAGCACGATTCAGCAGCGCTATCGACGAGATCATGAACCATACATGCCGTTCGGTGGCGTCTTCGCAGTTGCAGTTAATTTGAGAATCCCGCCCCTCGGATTCTCATCTTTAAATGCCAAACCCGGCTGAAGCAGCCGGATTCTCACGTTTAATTGCTAAGTGACAGGAAGAATCTGTAAACATTGGCCGGAGACATGTGCAGTTGCCGCGCGATGGCGGACACC belongs to Sinorhizobium garamanticum and includes:
- a CDS encoding TniB family NTP-binding protein, whose protein sequence is MNNEISHLTAVAAKIGMKCLLDHPRGTRMPSVAIYGDSGMGKTMIMKRFRDQHPPTFNSLTGTLKTPVLAMEMTSRPGERRFYAELLTLLGAPQRPRADIAQMEQAALRIMEAIGVQVLVIDEVHNILAGTYREQRIVLNTLRFLSNRLRISLVCFGVNEAREAISGDVQLARRFEQFTLSRWAANEQFETLVVSILRNTPLRQSSVLTAKSLRRMLQITEGITANIFHTINTLAIEAIESGREQITNEAIEKWEPEFDAEAAYA